One window of Stenotrophomonas indicatrix genomic DNA carries:
- a CDS encoding DUF1365 domain-containing protein: MSASAIYFGHVEHRRHHPHAHAFRYPIAQLLLDLDELDQVFAGRWLWSVGRRNLAEFRRSDYFGDPATSLADAVRDHAATVLGRRPDGPVRLLTHLRFGGHVFNPVSFYYCYQADRETLDCIVAEITNTPWKERHAYVLPVETAIRQGRALRWQFDKTFHVSPFMPMDCAYDWRFTAPADDLRVHMQVWRNGQRQFDATQSMQRRPIDSRGLARVLACYPLMSAQVVTAIHWQALRLWLKRNPVHDHPSLAEKPR; this comes from the coding sequence GTGAGCGCCAGCGCCATCTACTTCGGCCACGTCGAGCATCGTCGCCACCACCCGCATGCCCACGCGTTCCGCTACCCGATCGCGCAGCTGCTGCTGGATCTGGACGAGCTGGACCAGGTATTTGCCGGACGCTGGCTGTGGTCGGTCGGGCGCCGCAACCTGGCAGAGTTCCGCCGCAGCGACTACTTCGGTGATCCCGCGACCTCCCTGGCCGACGCCGTGCGTGATCATGCCGCGACGGTGCTCGGGCGGCGCCCCGACGGCCCGGTGCGGCTGCTGACCCACCTGCGCTTCGGTGGCCACGTGTTCAACCCGGTCAGCTTCTACTACTGCTACCAAGCTGACCGGGAGACCCTGGACTGCATCGTCGCCGAGATCACCAATACGCCCTGGAAGGAGCGACACGCCTACGTGCTTCCGGTCGAAACTGCGATACGGCAGGGCCGCGCCCTGCGCTGGCAGTTCGACAAGACCTTCCACGTTTCACCCTTCATGCCCATGGATTGCGCGTATGACTGGCGCTTCACCGCGCCCGCGGACGACCTGCGCGTGCACATGCAGGTATGGCGCAACGGCCAGCGCCAGTTCGATGCCACACAGAGCATGCAGCGGCGGCCCATCGATAGCCGTGGGCTTGCCCGGGTATTGGCCTGCTACCCGCTGATGAGCGCGCAGGTGGTCACCGCCATCCACTGGCAGGCATTGCGCCTCTGGCTCAAGCGCAACCCAGTGCACGACCATCCTTCCCTAGCCGAGAAACCGCGATGA
- a CDS encoding lipocalin family protein — MRIAPLFTLLAVALFGAGCSSHDTRPIPLPPKVDVPRFMGDWYVIAHIPSRPEREAFDAVECYALQADGRIKTTFTYRKGSFQSPQKSMHPVGRVEKHGNGAVWGMQFIWPIQAEYLIAWLDEGYTQTIVARSKRDYVWYMARTPQVSEAEYQQAVARIKAMGYDTGKLRRVPQSVR; from the coding sequence ATGCGTATCGCCCCACTGTTCACGCTGCTGGCCGTGGCCCTGTTCGGCGCAGGCTGCAGCAGCCACGACACCCGCCCCATCCCGCTGCCACCGAAGGTGGACGTGCCGCGCTTCATGGGCGACTGGTACGTCATTGCCCATATTCCTTCGCGGCCCGAGCGCGAGGCCTTCGATGCCGTGGAATGCTATGCGCTGCAGGCCGATGGGCGCATCAAGACCACCTTCACTTACCGCAAGGGCAGCTTCCAGTCGCCACAGAAGTCGATGCACCCGGTAGGTCGGGTGGAGAAACATGGCAATGGTGCGGTCTGGGGCATGCAGTTCATCTGGCCCATCCAGGCCGAGTACCTCATTGCCTGGCTGGATGAGGGCTACACCCAGACCATCGTAGCCCGCAGCAAGCGCGACTACGTGTGGTACATGGCGCGTACGCCGCAGGTGAGCGAGGCCGAGTATCAGCAGGCGGTGGCCCGAATCAAGGCAATGGGGTACGACACCGGCAAGCTGCGCCGGGTGCCGCAATCGGTACGATGA
- a CDS encoding class I SAM-dependent methyltransferase produces MNEMTPSATLPQPGTVDAFLRRRLLAQLAPLHNGRLCVRDAFGEVQLGNAGSDLQVTVTIDDPGFYRKVAANGSVGAGESYINGDWRCDDLVALVQLLVRNRDLLDGMERGPARIGGWLLRGWNRLRRNSREGSRRNIAAHYDLGNDFFALFLSPDLMYSSALFADAADSLESASRRKLDRICQQLRLQPGDRVVEIGTGWGGFAVHAAQHYGCHVTTTTISAEQHALAAQRVADAGLQDRVTLLMQDYRDLQGRFDKLVSIEMIEAIGAEYLDTYMATLQRLLKPDGVALLQAITIEDHRYEQARRSVDYIKRFVFPGSFIPSINAILAAKTRASDLQLIAQQDFGHSYALTLRAWRQRFLAQLPAVRAQGFDERFCRLWEFYLAYCEGGFLERSIGVSHLLLARPGYRPVADAHGERTG; encoded by the coding sequence ATGAACGAAATGACCCCCTCGGCCACCCTGCCCCAGCCCGGCACCGTGGACGCGTTCCTGCGCCGACGCCTTCTGGCCCAGCTTGCGCCGCTGCACAACGGGCGTCTGTGCGTGCGTGATGCGTTTGGCGAGGTGCAGCTGGGCAACGCAGGAAGCGACCTTCAGGTCACCGTGACCATCGATGACCCGGGGTTCTACCGCAAGGTGGCGGCGAACGGCAGCGTTGGCGCCGGCGAGAGCTACATCAACGGTGATTGGCGCTGCGACGACCTGGTGGCGCTGGTGCAGCTGCTGGTACGCAACCGCGACCTGCTGGATGGCATGGAACGCGGGCCGGCGCGCATCGGTGGCTGGTTGCTGCGCGGCTGGAACCGGCTGCGGCGCAACAGCCGCGAAGGCAGCCGTCGCAACATCGCCGCCCACTATGACCTGGGCAATGATTTCTTCGCCCTGTTCCTGTCGCCGGACCTGATGTACTCCTCGGCGCTGTTCGCCGATGCCGCTGACTCGCTGGAGAGCGCATCGCGACGCAAGCTGGACCGCATCTGCCAGCAGCTGCGACTGCAGCCGGGTGATCGCGTGGTCGAGATAGGCACCGGCTGGGGTGGCTTCGCCGTGCACGCCGCGCAGCACTACGGCTGCCATGTCACCACCACCACCATCTCCGCCGAACAGCATGCCTTGGCCGCACAGCGGGTGGCCGATGCGGGCCTGCAGGATCGGGTGACGTTGCTGATGCAGGACTATCGCGATCTGCAGGGACGGTTCGACAAACTGGTGTCCATCGAGATGATCGAGGCCATCGGTGCCGAATACCTGGACACCTACATGGCCACCCTGCAGCGGCTGTTGAAGCCTGATGGGGTGGCGCTGCTGCAGGCCATCACCATCGAGGACCACCGCTACGAACAGGCGCGGCGCAGCGTGGACTACATCAAGCGCTTCGTGTTTCCGGGCAGCTTCATTCCCTCGATCAATGCCATCCTGGCCGCCAAGACCCGGGCCAGTGACCTGCAGCTGATCGCCCAGCAGGACTTCGGCCACTCCTATGCATTGACCCTGCGCGCCTGGCGGCAGCGCTTCCTGGCGCAGTTGCCGGCGGTACGCGCGCAAGGATTCGATGAGCGCTTCTGCAGGCTGTGGGAGTTCTACCTGGCCTACTGCGAAGGTGGCTTCCTGGAGCGCTCCATCGGCGTTTCCCATCTGCTGCTGGCACGCCCTGGCTACCGCCCCGTAGCGGATGCCCATGGCGAGCGGACCGGCTGA
- a CDS encoding TFIIB-type zinc ribbon-containing protein, producing the protein MSDPRNTPPPLPQSASAPPPLPAAVLDGPGSPQDVPPLPGSFPLDTSTLPEAIRNEIEAPDPVAIDTSADELKDGLNRCPKCGATDIRPKLGTDILVCLYCRHEWHGARVEEEFGLGEAIDQLRGTVIASGARDIDADTSALMTFKCTGCGAEVTVNTESTMTARCHWCRHVFGVNEQIANGAVPDAVLPFHIKKEDAVARIRQFVDKRRMFALKAFKEQFTPENVVGVYLPYMIVDGNVSAAVAGKGEIKTREYTRGSEKNKQTYYDADIYQVERQVDFTVDDLPLESSAERGNLDTRANTNNIINTILPFDTKNAVKWNASYLAGFTSEKRNLDVEKLRPRLEDQLLSIARAQVEGTVRRYDRGVRWEQEQLEVHGTRWVAMYLPVWLYSYHQPGKNGGMLHYIAVNGRTGETMGSVPVQQWKMLLAALTAGTIIEALAIAFLVAST; encoded by the coding sequence ATGTCCGATCCCAGAAACACGCCTCCGCCGCTGCCCCAATCCGCTTCAGCACCGCCGCCCCTGCCGGCGGCGGTGCTGGACGGGCCGGGTTCGCCGCAGGACGTCCCTCCCCTGCCCGGCAGCTTCCCGCTCGATACCTCGACGCTGCCTGAGGCCATCCGCAACGAGATCGAGGCGCCCGACCCGGTCGCCATCGACACCTCCGCTGACGAACTGAAGGACGGCCTCAACCGTTGCCCGAAGTGCGGCGCTACCGATATCCGGCCCAAGCTGGGCACCGATATCCTGGTCTGCCTGTACTGCCGTCACGAATGGCATGGCGCACGGGTGGAAGAAGAATTCGGCCTGGGCGAAGCCATCGACCAGCTGCGTGGCACCGTCATCGCATCAGGCGCGCGCGATATCGATGCCGACACCTCGGCACTGATGACCTTCAAGTGCACCGGCTGCGGCGCCGAAGTCACGGTCAACACCGAAAGCACGATGACGGCGCGCTGCCACTGGTGCCGGCACGTGTTCGGCGTCAACGAACAGATCGCCAACGGCGCCGTGCCTGACGCCGTGCTGCCGTTCCACATCAAGAAGGAGGATGCGGTCGCGCGCATCCGCCAGTTCGTGGACAAGCGCCGGATGTTCGCGCTCAAGGCGTTCAAGGAGCAGTTCACCCCGGAAAACGTGGTGGGTGTGTACCTGCCCTACATGATCGTCGACGGCAATGTCAGTGCGGCCGTGGCCGGCAAGGGCGAGATCAAGACGCGCGAATACACCCGTGGCAGCGAAAAGAACAAGCAGACCTACTACGACGCGGACATCTACCAGGTGGAACGCCAGGTCGATTTCACCGTGGACGACCTGCCGCTGGAATCGTCGGCAGAGCGCGGCAACCTCGACACGCGCGCCAACACCAACAACATCATCAATACGATTCTGCCGTTCGACACCAAGAACGCAGTGAAGTGGAACGCCTCCTACCTGGCGGGCTTCACCTCGGAAAAGCGCAACCTGGACGTCGAAAAGCTGCGGCCGCGACTGGAAGACCAGCTGCTGTCGATCGCCCGCGCGCAGGTGGAAGGCACGGTGCGCCGTTACGACCGTGGCGTGCGCTGGGAACAGGAACAACTGGAAGTGCACGGCACCCGCTGGGTGGCCATGTACCTGCCGGTGTGGCTGTATTCGTACCACCAGCCCGGCAAGAATGGCGGCATGCTGCACTACATCGCGGTGAACGGCCGGACCGGTGAAACCATGGGCAGCGTGCCGGTGCAGCAGTGGAAGATGCTGCTGGCGGCGCTGACCGCCGGCACGATCATCGAAGCCCTCGCAATTGCCTTCCTGGTGGCCAGCACATGA
- a CDS encoding tyrosinase family protein: MRYTRRDFLATTATASLASLFAPSALASAQSATDGTAVARFHRYNVTSPEGQRMLASYARGIQAMLALPADDPRNWFRNAFVHLMDCPHGNWWFYVWHRGYVGYFEQTIRELSGDRQFAMPYWDWTELPQIPVAMFDGLLTPTDKAYTPYTRNLAVFTQFMKPALQRHWNTLDSGQRQQLSLRGYNSAEDVWNDVTGYNAKEQTGISGNAAYAVTCGARYLWREHPGFDPKTASAVSADTIRAGLSPVEFNNPDISRSFTSSRTTSHVLQPDGATKFSVLEGFPHNKVHNCIGGVGAVDPGPYGNMTNFLSPLDPIFYLHHANMDRLWDVWTRRQQAFGRPIMPTDAAERRQFMDEPFRFFVNGQGRYVGTRPAAEFFSTTAFDYDYVYGRGVRAAEQAATAPNAAKAARLVRGKRTDGAVRVAVPNEAVRAHLAATGPRMLIAEVTLERPHGLHNTREFDVLINAPADVTSVSADSPYYAGTVSFFGPSMAAMGHDHPTTFAVPLPQTLGALRADAAGGGSTTLEIRLVASSGQAPQSFPVLDAAILVAPH; encoded by the coding sequence ATGCGTTATACACGCCGTGATTTCCTAGCAACCACTGCCACCGCCTCATTGGCATCGCTGTTCGCACCCAGTGCGCTGGCCAGTGCCCAAAGCGCGACCGACGGTACCGCAGTGGCGCGCTTCCACCGTTACAACGTCACCAGCCCGGAAGGCCAGCGCATGCTGGCCAGTTATGCGCGCGGCATCCAGGCAATGCTGGCGCTGCCGGCTGACGACCCGCGCAACTGGTTCCGCAATGCGTTCGTGCACCTGATGGATTGCCCGCACGGCAACTGGTGGTTCTATGTCTGGCATCGCGGCTACGTAGGCTACTTCGAACAGACCATCCGCGAGCTCAGCGGCGATCGCCAGTTCGCCATGCCGTACTGGGACTGGACCGAACTTCCGCAGATTCCGGTTGCGATGTTCGACGGCCTGTTGACCCCGACCGACAAGGCCTATACGCCCTACACCCGCAACCTGGCGGTGTTCACCCAGTTCATGAAGCCTGCGTTGCAGCGCCACTGGAACACCCTGGACAGTGGGCAGCGGCAGCAGCTGTCGCTGCGTGGTTACAACAGCGCCGAAGACGTCTGGAACGACGTCACCGGCTACAACGCCAAGGAACAGACCGGCATTTCCGGCAATGCGGCGTACGCGGTTACCTGTGGCGCCCGTTATCTCTGGCGCGAGCACCCGGGCTTCGACCCGAAGACGGCCTCCGCCGTGTCCGCCGACACCATCCGTGCCGGCCTGTCACCGGTGGAGTTCAACAACCCTGACATCAGCCGCAGCTTCACCAGCTCGCGCACCACCTCGCACGTGCTGCAGCCCGATGGGGCCACCAAGTTCTCGGTGCTGGAAGGCTTCCCGCACAACAAGGTGCACAACTGCATTGGCGGTGTCGGCGCCGTCGATCCCGGCCCCTACGGCAACATGACCAACTTCCTGTCGCCGCTGGATCCGATCTTCTACCTGCACCACGCCAACATGGATCGCCTGTGGGATGTGTGGACACGCAGGCAGCAGGCCTTCGGCCGCCCGATCATGCCGACCGACGCTGCCGAACGCCGGCAGTTCATGGACGAACCGTTCCGCTTCTTCGTCAATGGCCAGGGCCGCTACGTCGGCACGCGCCCGGCCGCGGAATTCTTCTCCACCACCGCGTTCGACTATGACTACGTCTATGGCCGCGGTGTCCGTGCCGCAGAGCAGGCCGCAACGGCTCCGAACGCCGCGAAGGCCGCGCGGCTGGTGCGCGGCAAGCGGACCGACGGCGCCGTGCGTGTAGCCGTGCCGAACGAAGCGGTTCGTGCGCATCTGGCGGCCACCGGCCCGCGCATGCTGATTGCGGAGGTGACCCTCGAGCGCCCCCATGGACTGCACAACACGCGCGAGTTCGACGTGCTGATCAATGCACCGGCCGACGTCACCTCGGTCAGCGCGGACAGTCCGTACTACGCCGGCACGGTCTCATTCTTCGGGCCGAGCATGGCGGCCATGGGGCACGATCATCCAACGACGTTCGCCGTGCCATTGCCACAGACGCTGGGGGCGCTGCGCGCGGATGCTGCCGGCGGCGGTTCGACGACGCTGGAGATCCGCCTGGTCGCCTCGTCGGGCCAGGCGCCGCAATCGTTCCCGGTGCTGGATGCGGCGATCCTGGTGGCTCCACACTAG
- a CDS encoding DUF2878 domain-containing protein, producing the protein MRRTWVNVIGNQLVWLCAVAGAGRGWQWPAVLSATVYIGSQLLTSSRPRLDLRLLLLALACAWLVDGSAAASGGVHYAAAPLGWVPPPWIFALWAAFAMTLTASMAFLQRHWLLPVALGLLAPLAYLSAARGFQAVNFTAPAWQGVATLALGWCVALSLLCAVARRGTPGKQDTPLIGAT; encoded by the coding sequence ATGCGCCGCACCTGGGTCAACGTAATCGGCAACCAGCTGGTATGGCTGTGCGCCGTTGCCGGCGCCGGCCGAGGCTGGCAATGGCCGGCGGTGCTGTCAGCCACTGTGTACATCGGCAGCCAGCTGCTCACCTCATCGCGGCCCCGTCTGGATCTGCGCTTGCTGCTGCTCGCGCTGGCCTGTGCTTGGCTGGTCGATGGCAGCGCGGCCGCCAGCGGTGGCGTGCACTACGCCGCTGCGCCTCTGGGTTGGGTGCCGCCTCCGTGGATTTTCGCCCTGTGGGCTGCTTTTGCGATGACGCTGACTGCATCGATGGCGTTCCTGCAGCGGCACTGGTTGCTGCCGGTGGCCCTCGGCCTGCTGGCGCCGCTGGCGTATCTGTCTGCGGCGCGCGGATTCCAGGCGGTGAACTTCACTGCCCCGGCCTGGCAGGGCGTGGCGACACTGGCGCTGGGCTGGTGCGTGGCGCTGTCGCTGCTGTGCGCGGTGGCCCGTCGCGGAACGCCCGGCAAGCAGGACACCCCATTGATCGGAGCAACTTGA
- a CDS encoding cyclopropane-fatty-acyl-phospholipid synthase family protein, whose protein sequence is MNSTPSLAPVADTEGGLTGWAERGWLPDAALRAGIRRLCAQRLAEESAGSMEEQSQRFSRRIAELTSSPLALHVDAANRQHYEVPAAFFQGCLGHRLKYSSCYYRTGSETLDQAEDAMLELYGQRAGLADGQHILELGCGWGSLTLWMAERYPNARITAVSNSHSQRDHILAQCEARGFGNVEVLTRDVNQLELPAAAFDRCVSVEMFEHVRNYDRLLGRIARWLKPDGALFVHIFAHRTLMYPFETEGDDNWMGRHFFTGGLMPAADTLLHFQRELVLDQRWLLDGTHYQRTANHWLANQDEAREQLLSILAQTYGDEAAARIWWQRWRMFWMACAELFGYDDGQQWLVAHYLFRPR, encoded by the coding sequence ATGAACAGCACCCCGTCCCTTGCTCCGGTTGCCGATACCGAGGGCGGACTCACCGGCTGGGCCGAGCGTGGCTGGCTGCCTGATGCAGCCCTGCGCGCGGGCATCCGTCGCCTGTGCGCACAACGCCTGGCCGAAGAGTCGGCCGGCAGCATGGAGGAGCAGTCGCAGCGCTTCAGCCGCCGCATCGCCGAACTGACCAGCAGCCCGCTGGCCCTGCATGTGGATGCGGCCAACCGCCAACACTATGAGGTTCCCGCCGCCTTCTTCCAGGGCTGCCTGGGGCATCGCCTGAAGTACAGCAGCTGCTATTACCGCACCGGCAGCGAGACGCTGGACCAGGCCGAGGATGCGATGCTGGAGCTGTACGGACAGCGCGCCGGGTTGGCCGACGGCCAGCACATCCTGGAACTGGGCTGCGGCTGGGGCTCGCTGACGCTGTGGATGGCAGAACGCTACCCGAACGCGCGCATCACCGCCGTGTCCAACTCGCATAGCCAGCGCGACCATATCCTGGCGCAGTGCGAGGCGCGCGGGTTCGGCAACGTCGAGGTGCTGACCCGCGACGTCAACCAGCTGGAGCTGCCTGCAGCGGCATTCGACCGCTGCGTATCGGTGGAGATGTTCGAACACGTCCGCAACTACGACCGCCTGCTGGGTCGCATCGCCCGCTGGTTGAAGCCGGATGGCGCGCTGTTCGTGCATATCTTCGCGCATCGCACGCTGATGTATCCGTTCGAGACCGAGGGCGACGACAACTGGATGGGCCGGCACTTCTTCACCGGTGGCTTGATGCCGGCCGCGGACACGCTGCTGCACTTCCAGCGCGAGCTGGTGCTGGACCAGCGCTGGCTGCTGGATGGCACCCACTACCAGCGCACCGCAAACCATTGGCTGGCCAACCAGGATGAGGCCCGCGAGCAGCTGCTGTCGATCCTGGCGCAGACCTATGGCGATGAAGCCGCCGCACGCATCTGGTGGCAGCGCTGGCGCATGTTCTGGATGGCCTGCGCCGAGCTGTTCGGCTACGACGATGGTCAGCAATGGCTGGTCGCCCACTATCTGTTCCGCCCGCGCTGA
- a CDS encoding DUF1295 domain-containing protein, translating to MSSLWWVLLYAVLIMAWGWAWQRMHQNIGIVDVLWAKGVAAGALLLAWLGDGALQPRIAAAALGGLWGGRLALHLWRRVRSEAEDGRYRYLREHWHGHQGKIFGFFMAQAALVVMFALPFVAVASNPRSDMSAWIAAAVVVWLLSVGGEALADRQLARFRADPANKGRTCREGLWRYTRHPNYFFEWLHWFTYVVLAAGSPLWWLAWTGPVLMYVFLRYLSGVPFTEKQALRSRGDDYRDYQRSTSMFFPWFPRSPKE from the coding sequence ATGAGCAGCTTGTGGTGGGTACTGCTGTACGCCGTGCTGATCATGGCCTGGGGCTGGGCATGGCAGCGCATGCACCAGAACATCGGCATCGTCGACGTGCTGTGGGCAAAGGGTGTGGCGGCAGGCGCACTGCTGCTGGCATGGCTGGGTGATGGTGCGCTGCAGCCCCGCATCGCGGCGGCGGCGCTGGGTGGCCTGTGGGGAGGTCGACTTGCCCTGCACCTGTGGCGCCGCGTGCGCAGCGAAGCGGAAGACGGCCGCTACCGTTACCTGCGCGAGCATTGGCACGGGCACCAAGGAAAGATCTTCGGCTTCTTCATGGCACAGGCCGCGCTGGTGGTGATGTTTGCGCTGCCGTTCGTGGCCGTGGCCAGCAACCCGCGCAGCGACATGTCTGCATGGATCGCAGCGGCGGTCGTGGTGTGGCTGCTCAGTGTAGGTGGCGAAGCACTCGCCGACCGCCAGCTGGCTCGTTTCCGTGCCGACCCGGCCAACAAGGGCCGCACCTGCCGCGAAGGGCTGTGGCGGTATACGCGCCACCCCAACTACTTCTTCGAGTGGCTGCACTGGTTCACCTATGTAGTGCTCGCAGCGGGGTCGCCGCTGTGGTGGCTGGCCTGGACCGGGCCAGTGCTGATGTACGTGTTCCTGCGCTACCTCAGTGGTGTTCCCTTCACCGAGAAACAGGCGCTGCGCAGTCGCGGTGACGACTATCGCGACTACCAGCGCAGCACCTCGATGTTCTTCCCCTGGTTTCCGCGCAGCCCCAAGGAGTGA
- a CDS encoding SPFH domain-containing protein, whose amino-acid sequence MGLVQAVKGAVGGVLADQWKDFYTVPTGLPSTAALFAAVPQGTNAGRGSNTSGSSNIISNGSKIVVPEGYGLLLFQDGAITAFVAEPGGYEWRSDDLNSQSIFAGDGLVSTFIKQSWERFKFGGQPGSQQAAFFVSLKELPDNRFGTQSEIYWDDGFLNTQVGAVTRGSYTLKIVDPILFVKNFVPASYLQPGQVFDFTDLDNAAASQLFNEVVGSLAPAFSLYTNDPSKGNRITKLQQDSLGFAQSLSAAVEQGYQWKSDRGLAIVKTAIVSIEYDANTRELLKTVQRADALSGSRGNSNLQASVAQGIQSAGENGGAAGLVGVGMASGMFGAGNLQQPATPVAPAADDPVAKLKKAKEMLDLGLITQTDYDALKAKALGL is encoded by the coding sequence ATGGGTCTGGTACAAGCGGTGAAGGGTGCAGTCGGCGGCGTGCTGGCTGACCAATGGAAAGACTTCTACACCGTGCCGACCGGCCTGCCGTCCACGGCAGCCCTGTTCGCAGCGGTGCCGCAGGGCACCAATGCCGGGCGCGGCTCGAACACCAGCGGCTCGTCCAACATCATCAGCAACGGCTCGAAGATCGTCGTGCCGGAAGGTTATGGCCTGCTGCTGTTCCAGGATGGCGCGATCACCGCCTTCGTCGCCGAGCCGGGTGGCTACGAGTGGCGCTCGGACGATCTGAACTCGCAGTCGATCTTCGCCGGCGACGGCCTGGTCAGCACCTTCATCAAGCAGAGCTGGGAGCGCTTCAAGTTCGGCGGCCAGCCGGGCTCGCAGCAGGCTGCCTTCTTCGTTTCGCTGAAGGAACTGCCGGACAACCGCTTCGGCACCCAGTCGGAAATCTACTGGGACGACGGCTTCCTCAACACCCAGGTTGGCGCGGTCACCCGTGGCTCGTACACGCTGAAGATCGTCGACCCGATCCTGTTCGTGAAGAACTTCGTTCCGGCCAGCTACCTGCAGCCGGGCCAGGTGTTCGACTTCACCGACCTGGACAACGCTGCTGCCAGCCAGCTGTTCAATGAAGTGGTGGGATCGCTGGCGCCGGCATTCAGCCTGTACACCAACGATCCAAGCAAGGGCAACCGCATCACCAAGCTGCAGCAGGACTCGCTGGGCTTCGCGCAGAGCCTGTCGGCCGCCGTCGAACAGGGCTACCAGTGGAAGTCCGATCGTGGCCTGGCCATCGTCAAGACTGCCATTGTCTCGATCGAGTACGACGCCAACACCCGTGAACTGCTGAAGACCGTGCAGCGCGCCGATGCCCTGTCCGGCTCGCGCGGCAATTCCAACCTGCAGGCCAGCGTTGCCCAGGGCATCCAGTCCGCAGGCGAGAACGGCGGTGCCGCCGGCCTTGTCGGCGTGGGCATGGCGTCGGGCATGTTCGGCGCGGGCAATCTGCAGCAGCCAGCGACCCCGGTCGCTCCGGCTGCCGACGACCCGGTGGCCAAGCTGAAGAAGGCCAAGGAAATGCTGGATCTGGGCCTGATCACCCAGACCGACTACGACGCGCTGAAGGCCAAGGCGCTGGGACTGTAA